The nucleotide sequence gccccctctgctcctgcttggAGCCAGGGTGGTTTTACTTccagcgctgcagcagcagccagcccaaGGTCACAGTCCGCACTGAGCAGTTAGACTCTGCCTGCCTGCatggctggggcagagcaggagaggtgGGATTGTGCAAtgaattatctttaaaaaaatcataaaaaaaatatttggctaataaattaaaaagtcagTTGGTCACCACTATAGGGAAGGGTTGCTGTTCCTCCTGGGGGAGCTCGGGTTTGACTCTCCAGCGAGAGCCTGTGGCCAGAGCCAGTTCAGCCCAAGCGTGGGGTTTATTGCTTGCGCGTTGCCAGCTGGAAACGGGCTTCCTCAGAGATCCCGTACTGCTCCAGGGGGTCCTGCAGCAAGAGCACAGGAAGGCAGCAGTCAGACACACACAAGGTGGGAGGCGAGCAGGACCCTCCTTTTGCCAGCCCGCAgtctggcaggcagcagggctgggtggcAATTCCAGGTACGTGCTGGATTTACCCCAGTCCCACCCATGGCTGCTGGCTGTAAGCAGAAAGTCACAGTCCATGGGGAGGATGCAGCAGATAACCAAGGTTCGTGGGCTGTATTCAGTCTGCTCTGGCACAGGAGCACATGGGTGAGTCACAGCTACCTCTGTTACCTCCAGAAGGGATGCTCCAGGTATCCTGGTAGAGGTGCGAGCAGTGTCTCAACCCACGGACACTCTTGATTTtgccagggctgctcctccGGAACCGGGGGAGTCAGAGTTAGCCCAGGCCCGGCCTGTCTGGCTGCAGAccccaggctgctctgtgctgctcgTAACGCACTGCGCTCAGGAACAGCCTCACACATGCACCCCAGCTGCACGCAGGCTGCTTGGCAGAGGAAGACTCTCGGGTGACTGGGTCTGACTGCCTGCTGAGCCCGCAGCTTCAGGAGCTGACTTAATATGGTCCTGTCATACATGCTGCAGCCACCAGCCTTGCGTAGGACAGCTGGCACCAAGGCCAGGGATCACCAAACCCTGCTCCAGTCCAAATGCGGAGGGTCACCACCTGAAAAGCCAACCCCAAGGGACTCACCTTCCCTGTCATTTTCTGGATCTCATTCCGGTAGAAAATCAAGCTTCTCCTCATGAACTCATAGCTGTAAGAAAGGAACAGACCATGCAACGGGTTGagcagaaaaggatctggggaaGTTTCGGGTGCTATTTAGAGCTGAAAGGAAGCTTGCCTGGGAGGAGAGAACTGCTTTCCGCCCTGGGTTCACCACAAACTAgtcccagaaaacaaacagcacagggctgcagcgTACATACAGCACAGTGCAGACCTTGCTCTAGTGCCTCAGCCTACCTGGCTCGCTTGAGTGCCTCAATCCACTCCTGACACTGCTCTTCGCTGTCACATTCAAAGCAGTATTTCCTCTCTGGCTCCTCAATGAAACCTGCCATGGATAAGAAAAGACATAAGTATGGtcctggcagagctgcctgcgCTCCACTGTCTCCCTCCCCAGCAACCACCAGACTCTGCCAGGCTGCAGTAAGTACCTTTGTTCAACAAAGATGATCTGTGAACAGGCTGGTAAGCCAGGCCTCTGTCCCCTCTTATCTTACCCTGGATGGTTTGGGATCACATTCTTTCCCTGTTTGCTAAGAGCAATGGCCCAGCCAAGCTTGCCTCTACACACTTGAAATCCAGCTCGGGAAGCAGGCTGCTGTTAGAAAGGCACTGGGAAAAGCACACAAGGTGCTAAGGCTACTCCTCAACTGCCCTAGTCCCTCCACTGCTGGGCTCCTTATACCTAAACACCTTTCCCCATATGATTATGCTAAGGCAGCATGGGAGTGATGGTGGCCCAGAGGTGCCTCATACAGCTCAGAAGCCCTTCGCATTGCTCTTGACTGAAAGAGGTGCTTCCAAAAGCAACACGAGCTCTGGAGGCACTTCTCTGCTGCACttctcaggtggccaagaacaGCTGCCTACAGCGAACGTCAGCTTAGAGCAGCCAAAGacttcagagaggaaaaagcaacTTCTCAGAGTGACAGCTCAGACTGGACAAATATGACCAGACTCAGGACTAAAACACCCTGAGTCCTTGCAAGCAGTCACCGGAGATTTAGTAATCAAAGTGGAAAATGGCCCGGAGGAAGTGATTTTGATATATGTAGAGGGCAGCCATCTGAGGAATCAAATCGCACTCAGAGAAGGTACTGACCTGTCTTTGCTCGAGGCTTTTGGGAATTTGGTACTGTGCACAGTGGAAAGCAATTCCCTGTGCAACTCCAATTCTTCACCAAGACAGAATCAGGACATCTAATTAATTACAttgtccccagagctctgctctTTAGTACACAGTTCACAGAGATCTaggctgctgctgagaaatAACTGGGTCAGGCTGCATCAAACCCCTCAGGGCTGCTGTACGGGGACACAACCTGATACCAAGTGCCATCAGTTtcaacacctttctcaggaatCATCAGTCACCAGGGCTCCTGACAAACTTAAAGCCCCAGAAATTCAGAGTGGGACGCTCACTGGTACGCTCAGGCTGCTTGGGCGCCAGCACACCGTCTCTCCCAGCTGAATGAGGAGGCGAGACTCCgcacagaaaagcagctgtgcCTGACAGCCAGGCCAAAAGATATGGGGATGGCCTTGGAGAAACATCCTGTTATTTTTGCCACATACCTCTTTCACAATGATTAGTTGTTGGATGAAAGGCTGCTTATAAAGGACGACACACCGCAAGCCAGCTGGAGCCGCAGCTATCGCCACAAGGACAAACAGCGTGGCGGGAGGACTGGCGCTAGATTAGCCCGACAGATGGTTTATCTGAGGCTCACTTTTTTGATAAAATGCAATAGCACAGAAGCAGCAATCTGTCAGTACCAAGCCTTCCTAGAGAGGGATTTCTACAAGCACTAAGCCACGGTCAGTCTGTTTTTACCGCTTCTCTCCTCACATGCAGCTGTGCAAATCACACAGGCGATTTCAGCCAGCAGTGGAACGCCGCGGTCCTGGAGCACGGCAGCTCCGCAGAAACAACTGGCAGCtgaggaggagaggggctgaGGAACACTAAGCCTGGTGTCACCAGAGAAAGAGGCAAAAGCAGGAACAAAGCAGCCAAGCATCTCCTTTTTCAAAGCACGGCTTGCCATAAGGGGGCCACGAAGGGAGCGCGTGCGTAGAACTCACTGATCGAGAAGACGTTCTCCTCTTCTTTGGTGATCCTgcagtgctccagcagcagagctccaaTGGGCTGGAAAAGACCCAGAGAGGGGGTTCAACACATGCTGCCTGTCAGCACCGCGGCGTTCTGAATCCGGAGTTCTCTCAGTGTTTTTTAAGTGAGCTTTGTAAGCTGATGGTACTTTTAAGGTAATTCAGGCTAACTGAATGAACGTTCAGTGTTCTTTCTGTGTCTGCTGACACGCTTCGCTGGACCAGTCTTCCCCATAGCACTCTGTGCACGTTAGACAGAGGTTAAAGATTTCTACTTGCTAAGGTTCACTCTGGGCTTTGgtattcatttctgtttttcatttagcaTCCAAAGACACCGATTAAGTTTACTTCCTTGCACAATAAATCAAGCAAAGACGAAATATTTATGATGACACAGGGAAAGGCTAACGTTTCGCTTTGTAAGGGCAGGCTCACAGCTTTGCAGGAGGTTAAGAACAGTGTGTCGATGAACTAGAACAGCTCAGGGTAAACAGACAAATGGGAAGTACGGTTTGCTAGCTAGTGCACACTGAGCAAGGACACGAGAACCAACGGGTGATACAAGCCATAAACAAAAGCAACCCACAAGTGAATTCTTTTGTCCAAACTAAAGGAAATACGAGAGGCAAATAAGGCAGCAACCAAGACACTCAAAAGTCTGTTTTAGTATGTA is from Anser cygnoides isolate HZ-2024a breed goose chromosome 27, Taihu_goose_T2T_genome, whole genome shotgun sequence and encodes:
- the PLEKHJ1 gene encoding pleckstrin homology domain-containing family J member 1 is translated as MRYNERELLSLARQPAEKAAEVLMRVPKKGSVLKKRLVKLVVNFLFYFRTDEAEPIGALLLEHCRITKEEENVFSISFIEEPERKYCFECDSEEQCQEWIEALKRASYEFMRRSLIFYRNEIQKMTGKDPLEQYGISEEARFQLATRKQ